From one Mytilus galloprovincialis chromosome 13, xbMytGall1.hap1.1, whole genome shotgun sequence genomic stretch:
- the LOC143056060 gene encoding G-protein coupled receptor 157-like — protein MGNENSTVIYKNIYQDPYDTLPLVLTLISAPLSIVGALFIFITFSLVDEARNETRKLLVCLTISDFIMAISSTVGNVRYAVKYGKSEIIELACPSTECDYLCLIHGSVQTWANLCSFFWTTIIAFHLLTNVVFKTREHYFTLRLCVHGVAWGVPLVIVILAMVHGVIGEDYRVGSGLWCWISACITPSEQFFWMMVTGKGWELLMYLLTGASYILLKGYMIQKRKERKQTRLSFMDLSDNLRPSDENYLTLWLVIYVLRIWGTIRFGVAMYKHHTKDQLENYATFDKIFFYIQCFGDSSQAFFSCILFCLLDPVIRNSLLTYRRRQSYHRLDSVVA, from the exons ATGGGAAATGAGAATTCTACTGTTATATATAAGAATATTTACCAGGATCCTTACGACACGCTTCCGCTCGTACTAACTCTCATATCAGCACCGTTATCGATAGTTGGAGCGTTGTTTATCTTTATTACATTTAGTTTGGTCGATGAGGCTAGGAACGAGACAAGAAAGTTACTAGTATGTTTAACTATATCTGATTTCATCATGGCGATAAGTTCCACTGTTGGTAACGTTCGGTACGCCGTAAAATACGGAAAATCAGAAATAATAGAACTTGCCTGCCCTAGTACAGAATGTGATTACCTTTGTCTGATTCATGGCAGTGTCCAAACTTGGGCAAACTTATGTTCATTCTTCTGGACTACAATCATTGCATTCCATTTGCTAACGAATGTTGTTTTCAAAACGAGGGAACATTATTTCACATTGAGGCTATGTGTTCATGGTGTAGCATGGGGAGTGCCTC TTGTTATAGTAATACTAGCAATGGTCCATGGCGTTATAGGTGAAGATTACAGGGTCGGCAGTGGTCTGTGGTGCTGGATCTCAGCATGCATTACTCCTTCAGAACAGTTTTTCTGGATGATGGTGACGGGGAAAGGCTGGGAACTACTCATGTACCTTCTAACTGGAGCTTCGTATATCTTGTTAAAGGGATATATGATACAGAAG aGAAAAGAACGAAAACAAACTCGGTTGAGTTTTATGGATTTATCCGACAACCTCAGACCATCAGATGAGAATTATTTGACACTGTGGCTAGTAATCTATGTTCTGAGGATATGGGGAACAATAAGATTTGGTGTTGCAATGTATAAACATCATACCAAAGACCAACTCGAAAATTATGCAACGTTTGACAAAATCTTTTTCTATATTCAGTGCTTCGGAGATTCTTCACAGGCTTTCTtctcatgtattttattttgccttttagaTCCCGTTATTCGCAATTCATTGCTGACCTATCGTCGTCGACAAAGTTACCACAGACTTGATTCAGTTGTTGCTTGA